The Enterobacter mori genomic interval CAGCGCCGTCGAAGAGATCACCGCCTCCGTCACCCAGTCAAATGAATCTGCGGCAGAAGCGAACGAGCAGGCAAGCAAAGCCTCTGCGGCAGCTTCACGCGGGGGTGACGTGGTCTCTCAGGCCATCAGCACCATGCAGTCCATTGAGGTGGCCTCGGCGAAAATTGGCGATATCACCAGCGTAATCGACGGCATTGCCTTCCAGACCAACATTCTGGCGCTGAACGCCTCGGTCGAAGCGGCGCGCGCGGGCGAACAAGGCCGTGGTTTCGCGGTGGTGGCAGGAGAAGTGCGTAACCTCGCCAGCCGCAGCGCTCAGGCGGCGAAAGAGATCAAATCCCTTATCGATTCCACAACCGACAGCGTGGCAACGGGTTCGCGCTACGTGCATCTGGCCGGAGAAAGCATGGATGAGATCCGCTCCAGCATCGGTAGCGTCTCGGGGATTATGCGTGAAATCTCGATTGCCACCAGCGAGCAGATGAAAGGCATCCACGAGATCAACCACGCGGTAACGCATCTGGACAGAATGGTGCAGCAGAATGCCGAACTGGTGGTGCAGTCTGCCGCAGCGGCCAGCGCGCTGCAGAGTCAGGCGGGCGACCTTGCTGAAACCGCCGGCCATTTCCGCATTTAATTTTCTTCTGGCGCGGGTTAACCGGGTAAAACACGCGCCAGCTGAATGCTTTCAGGCATTTTGTCATTTTTGTTTAAACGTTATGCCATTTTTTGATCAAAATCATCATCCTTCCCCCTCCCCTTTGGTGTTATGCAATGAGTAAATTGTGAACAATATCACGCTCGGGATGGGCAAAATCGACGGGGTAAAAAATGGCACTGGTGAAGACAAGTTTGAAACTGTTTGGCGGGGATACGGTCGTGGTACGTTGCTCAGAACGCTGCCGCATTCATCTCATGAGTTCAAAAGCGCAGAGGCAATCGCAGGCGGATATTTTGACGGTGCAGGATGACAAGGCGTGGCTGACCGTGCCTTATACCGGCACCTGGGATGTCCTGATTGACAGCCACAGTCAGTCACTGGAGCATT includes:
- a CDS encoding DUF1883 domain-containing protein codes for the protein MALVKTSLKLFGGDTVVVRCSERCRIHLMSSKAQRQSQADILTVQDDKAWLTVPYTGTWDVLIDSHSQSLEHSVSYVAA